Part of the Paenibacillus sp. FSL R7-0273 genome is shown below.
ACGCCTGCCGGGAACCCGCTGGCTACGCCTTTTGCCAGGGTGAAAATATCCGGCTCAATCCCGTAATGCTGATGGGCAAACAGCTTGCCTGTACGGCCCATACCGGTCTGCACTTCATCCACGATCAGCAGCAGGCCATGCTCGTTGCACAGCTCAACCACAGCATCGAGGAACTCCTGCTGTACCTCCAGCACGCCGCCTTCGGCCAGAATCATCTCCAGCATGATAGCTGCAGTATTGTCCGTAATGGCTTCCTTCAGCGCCGGCAGATCATGCAAAGGCACTGTCTTGAACCCGCCCGGCAACGGCAGAAAGCCTTCTTTTACCTTTTGCTGGCCAGTGGCTGTCAGCGTCGCCAAAGTACGTCCATGGAAGGACTGCTCAAACGTAATAATCTCATAGCGTCCCGTGCCTTTCACCTTCTGGTGATAACGGCGTGCCAGCTTGATCGCTGCTTCATTCGCTTCCGCCCCGCTGTTGCAAAAGAACACCTGATCCGCACAGCTGTTACCCGTAAGCAGCGCTGCTACCCGGTCCTGACCCGGAATGTGGAACAGGTTCGACACATGCCATAGCGTATCAATCTGTGCCTTCAGCTTCTCGCCAACCTTCTCGGGAGCGTGTCCCAGACTGGTTACCGCCAGCCCGCACATGAAGTCGAGGTACTTGTTCCCCTGGTCGTCCCAGACCCAGCTGCCTTTGCCCTTAACCAGACTCAGATCATATCTGGCATAGGACGGGAATACCGCACTCAGCTTGGCAGGAGCAGCCTCCTGAACCTCCGTTTTGCCTGAACGGGTATGCGCAGCCCCTGTTAAAGAATCCTTTTCCGCCTGTGTAAGCTCACTCATTCTTAGTCACTCTCCCACCATGCTGCTTCCGGTAAACCGGCAGCGCTATATTTTGAATAGTACCTGGCTCCGTCTTGAACTCTCCTTGCTACGAACGGATAATTCTCGTCCCGAGCTTCTCCCCGCCCAGCACCCTGCTCAGCACCTGCGGCTCCTTGCCGTCTACAATAACAACTTCAGACACGCTGCCCTGGATGCAGTCCATCGCCGCACGCACTTTCGGAATCATTCCGCCGTAAATTTCACCGCTGGCAATCAGCTCTTCGATCTCTGACACAGTAACTGACGGCAGTACGACCTTTTCACCGTCCATTACACGCATAATCCCGGGAACATCCGTGACCACAATCATTGAAGGCGACTCTACAAAAGAAGCCACCGCCCCAGCCGCCGTATCTGCATTAATATTGTAACGCTGCCCCCCGGCATCTACACCAATAGGTGCAATAACCGGAATGTAGCCGAGTGCGAGAATCCCTTGAACAATCTCCGCCTTAACCCCGGTCACCTCGCCGACCTGCCCTACTTCATCACTGTTGGCTACAGGCCGTGCCAGTATCAGATTGCCGTCCACACCGGACAAGCCAAGCGCCTGCCCGCCGCTGCCCTGGATCCTGCGGACAATCGCCTTGTTGATGCTGCCTGCCAGCGTCATCTCTACAACATCCAGCACTTCCTCTGTGGTCACCCGCAGTCCGTTCACAAAGCGGCTCTCAATCCCCAGCTTCGCCAGATTCTCCGAAATTGCCGGTCCGCCGCCGTGTACAATGACAGGCTGAACCCCGCTGGCCTGCAGCTCCCGCAGATCCTCAAAAAAAGAATCCGGCAGCGCAGCCAGCGTACTCCCGCCGCATTTCATCACAAACAGCTTTTCTATCTTTTGCTCACTCATTATCCGGTACCCTCCCTATGGTTGTATGCCAGCCGCCCGTCAGGTACGGTATGCAGCATTAATCCGCACATAATCATAAGTGAGATCACAGCCCCAGGCTGTAGCTTTGCCTTCGCCGTCAGCCAGAGTTACGGTAATGAGCACCGTATCGGTCTTTTGCAGATAGTGAAGAGCCTGTTCCTCATCAAAAGCCACCGGGCGCGACTGGCGCAGCACCTCAATCTCACCAAGCGAAATATCCACCTTCTCCGGCGATACCGGAACACCGGCGCGTCCAACGGCCGCAATAATCCGGCCCCAGTTGGCATCCGCCCCAAAAATCGCCGATTTCACCAGACTCGAGCCTACCACCGTCTTGGCAATCGCCCCGGCAGCCTCATCATGTACCGCACCGCTGATCTGGACCTCAATCAGTTTGGTCGCACCCTCACCGTCTCTCGCAATCGCCATCGCCAGATGCCGGCACACATGGGTAAACGCTGCGGCAAAAGCATCCCAGTCCGCATGCAGACGCGTCAGCTTCTCATTCCCGGCCAGGCCGCTGGCCATCGTTACCAGCATATCATTCGTGCTTGTATCCCCATCAACAGTAATCATATTAAAAGTGGTATTAGTAGCGGTGCTCAGCAGGGTCTGCAGATCCTCCCCGTCAATCAGGGCATCCGTCGTCATGAAGCCCAGCATCGTGGCCATATTCGGATGGATCATCCCCGATCCTTTGGCCGCGCCGGCAATCGTTACTTTTTCTCCGCCGACGAGCACTTCGACGCAGCATTCTTTTTTCACCAGATCGGTTGTCAAAATAGCCTGGCTGAACTCCTCCGCTCCGGAGGCGCCTCCATCCAGCTTCTCCTGAATGCCGGCAATCCCGGTACGCACACGGTCCATCTTCAGCAGTTCACCGATCACTCCGGTCGAAGCTACTGCAACATTCTGCTCACTCACGCCAAGCGCTTTGGCCGCAGCTGCACGCATCTCATAAGCATCGGCTTCGCCCTGCTCGCCTGTGCAGGCATTCGCGTTCCCGCTGTTCACGATGACCGCCTGCAGGATGCCGTCCGCCAGACTTTTCCGGGTTACTTTAAGCGGCGCAGCCTGGAAAACATTTGTTGTATACACAGCCGCAGCCGTTGCCGGAACCTCACAGAGGATGACTCCCAGATCGTTGCGGGTTGTTTTTTTGAGGCCGCAGTGCAGTCCTGCAGAGGTAAAGCCCTTTGGTGCGGTAATGCTTCCGCCCTCCACGACGGTATATGCCTGATTTATGCTCATTGTATGTTTGACCGCTGAACCTTACGGATACACTGGTGTATAACCGAGGCCGCGGGTTTCCTCCCATCCCATCATCAAATTCAGGTTCTGAATCGCCTGCCCTGCTGCGCCTTTAACAATGTTGTCGATGACAGACACAATCGTTACCCGTCCTGTACGGGCATCTGCCGAGAAGCCGATATCGCAATAATTCGAGCCGCTCACCTCTTTGGTCGCCGGAAGCACTCCAGCCTCACGAATCCGCACAAAAGACCGGCCTGCATAATGCTTACGGTATAATTCCACAAAATCCTGCTCGCTATAAGCGCCGTTCATCCCTGCATACATGGTGCTCATAATTCCCCGGGTCATCGGCACCAGATGGGTTGTGAAGGTCACGGTTACCTTTTCCCCGGAAATATCGGTAAGAACCTGTTCAATCTCCGGAATATGCTGATGCTTGTTGACCTTATAGGCCTTAAAGTTCTCATTGACCTCGGCATAATGAACGCCCAGATTCACACCGCGTCCCGCTCCGGAAATGCCCGACTTCGCATCGATAATAATGCTCTCCGGCTTGATCCAGCCTGCCTCTACCGCAGGAATCAGTCCCAGCAGCGTAGCGGTCGGGTAACATCCCGGATTGGAGATAAAATCAACTCCTGCAGCGCGTTCACCATACACCTCACATAACCCGTATACAGCCTGCTCCAGATATTCAGCGGGCGGGGCCGTATGCTTATACCACTCTTCATACTCCGCTCCGTCCTTCAGCCGGAAATCGCCGGACAGATCGACAACCTTCAGGCCCGCTTCCAGCAGCTGCGGCACCAGCTTGGCACTCACACCCGACGGTGTTGCCGTGAACACTACATCTGCCCTGCCCGCGATCTCCGCCGGATCAACGCCATCCAGCTTCCGCTCCACAATTCCCGTCAAATGCGGAAAACCCTGCTCAATCGGCTCTCCGGCACTAGATGAAGAGATTACCGATGTAATTTCTATATCCGGATGGTTCTGCAAAAGCCTGATCAGCTCCACGCCACCATACCCCGTCGATCCCACTATCGCCGCTCTCAGCTTGCCTGCCACTGTCATCCCTGCTTTCTAACTGTTGATATCCCTGCATACCGTCCTGCAAATATGTATTATTATACGACTGAATTAATATAAATACAACACGTTACGTTAACTTTATTGGGAGGACTGTTATAAAAAAAGAGAAGCGCAGACTTCTCTCATGGAGATTCTACGCTTCTCTTTTAAATCCTTCACCGAGCACCTCATGGGCCTCCGTAATGATAACGAACGCGCCCGGATCAACGGACCGGACGATCGCTTTTAGCCGGGTAATTTCGTTCTGCCCGACAACCGCCATCAGCACCACCCGGTTATCACCGGTATAGCCGCCCTGTGCGTTCAGCTTGGTCAGCCCGCGGTCCAGGTCATTCAGAATCGCCTGGGAGATCGCCTCCGTATGATCCGAAATGATATAAGCCACCTTGGTCACACTAAAGCCCACTTCCAGCGCATTGATTACTCTTCCGGTCACGAACAGTCCGATCAGTGCATACATCGCCTGCTCCATGCCCAGTACAAAAGCTGCCAGTGTAATAACCGTACCGTCCAGCAGCACGACAGACAGCGAGAAGCTGAAGCCGGTGAACTTTTGAATAATCTGCGCTGCTATCGTCAGTCCGCCCGTAGATCCGCGTCCGCGGAACACCAGTCCCAGCCCAAGACCCACGGCAATCCCCCCGTAAATGGAGGCAAGCAGCGGATTATGCGTCGGAACCGGACCGTCCTTGGTCAGGTAAATAAACAGCGGCAGCACGAAGCTGCCCAGCAGGGAGCGCATCCCATATTGCTTGCCGAGGAAAATAACCCCGAGAATAAATAAAGGAATGTTCAGCGCCCACTGGGTAAAAGCCGGCTCAGCGCCGAACCACTCGTCGGCAAGCACCGATAAGCCGGAGACTCCCCCCGAAGCGATCTGGTTCGGCAGAAAAAACAGGTTAAATCCGAGACCGGTAATGAATGAACCAATCAGAATCAAAGCTATATCCACAGTATGGCGCAGCGGCCCGTTTAGTGGAATTAGCGGCGGTTTATTGCGTGAATTTATTGTTTGCATATTCTCTAGCTTCTCCTTACTACACTCCGAGGACGCGTAGAAATCCAGTTATGCTTATTCAACCTCTGTCTTGATCTGGCTGCGCAAATAGCCGTCAATGAACGGGCTAATATCGCCGTCCATTACTGCTCCTACATTCCCGGTTTCTACGGAAGTCCGGTGATCCTTCACCATACTGTAGGGATGGAACACATAAGAGCGTATCTGGCTGCCCCAGGCAATATCCGACTGCTCCCCGCGGATCTCATCCAGCTGCTTCTGCTGCTCCTGCAGCTTCTGCTCATACAGCTTAGAGCGCAGCATCTTCATCGCCTGCTCCCGGTTCTTGATCTGTGAGCGTTCATTCTGACAGGTTACCACTACTCCTGTAGGAATATGCGTGATCCGCACCGCGGAGTCCGTCGTATTGATATGCTGGCCGCCTGCACCGCTGGCCCGGTAGGTATCGATCTTCAGATCCTCTGTCCGGATTTCCACTTCAACATCATCCGAAATTTCCGGAACGACATCGCAGGAAACGAACGAGGTATGCCGTCTGCCGGAGGAATCGAACGGGGATATACGCACCAGCCGGTGCACTCCCTTCTCCGTCTTCAGGTAGCCATAGGCGTTAAAGCCTTTGATCAGCAGCGTAACGCTCTTGATACCCGCCTCGTCACCCGGCAGGTAGTCAAGCACTTCAACCTTGAAGCCGCTTTTCTCCGCCCAGCGTGTGTACATGCGCAGCAGCATCTGGCCCCAGTCCTGGGATTCCGTTCCGCCTGCGCCCGGATGAAGCTCCAGGATAGCGTTCAGCTTATCATACGGCTGGTTCAGCAGCAGCTGGAGCTCGAACTCGTCGACCTTGCCGGCGACTGCCCGGATCGTTGCAGCCACTTCTGCTGCCAGCTCCTCGTCGCCTTCCTCGTCGGCCAGCTCAGCCATCATTGCCGCATCATCATATTCCTGCTGCAGCTTCTCAAACTGGTCTACTACGGATTTGACCGCGTTCATCTCACCGATGACCGCCTGGGCCTTCTCATTGTCATTCCAGAAATCCGGCGCCGCCATCTTCTCTTCAAAGTTCGCAATGACTTCCAGCTTCAGGTCTAAGTCAAAGAGACCCCCTAAGGTTGGTTAATTTCTTGCCTATTTCACGCAGGTCCTGCTTCACGGTAAAATCGATCATGGGATCACTACACCTTTCAAAATAAAAGTTTGCGCGGGGCCGCTGATTGGAGATTTTGTGGATCTGGCATAGTATCGCTGCCCCTCAGAGCTGGCACTTCAAAATCACGGAACCTGGTTAGTACGCAACTCCAGGGAATGTTTGGACTTCCGGCCGCTGTTGTCTCCAGATTTCTTGATTAGAACCGCTGCTCGCGGTTGAAATCCGCAGACAAAGGCGGACGCTACCGCTCCTACAGTTCCAAACTTCCCCTCCGCGCTTTTACCTGAGTTTTTAATTTTTATGAACACAGCCCATCCTCTGCAGCTAAATCGCCAAATCCTCCAAACTCCAAAAAAACGGCCGGGCCGCAAACGGGGGGATACCCCGGGCCCAGCCGCCTTTATTGTCATTATAAGCCTGAAACGATCAGGATATCCTAAGCGTTCTGGCCGTGGCAGTTCTTGTACTTCTTGCCGCTGCCGCATGGGCAAGGATCGTTACGGCCGATAGCCGCTTCGACGTGCACCGGACGTTTCTCAGCCGGCTCAGCGTTGGTCGAGATTTTATCTTCCTCGATTACGGACTGGCGTTCCTGGTTGGCCTCGATGTGCGCCTTCATAATATACGTAGCAACTTCCTCCTGAATGGCGGCAGTCATGGCGTTGAACATCTCAAAGCCTTCAAACTGATATTCGCGCAGCGGATCTGTACCGCCGTATGCACGCAGGTGAATCCCTTGACGGAGCTGATCCATCGCATCGATATGATCCATCCATTTGCTGTCTACAGAACGAAGCACGATAACCTTTTCGAATTCACGAACCAGCTCAGCGCCAAGGCGCTCTTCGCGTGCATCGTATTTCTGCATAACACGGTCAAAGATGAAATCAACAATTTCTTCTACTTCCTTACCCCAGAGGTCATCACGTGTAAGGGCGCCTTCATCAAGCAGCTTGCTGTTAACATAGTCAGCAACCTCCTGCAGCTCCCAGTTTTCGGGAATATCATCACTGCAATGCGCGCGGACTACGCGGTCAATGACCGGCTTGATCATTTCGGTTACAACACTTTTGATATTCTCGGATTCGAGAATTTCACGGCGCTGCTTATAGATAATTTCACGCTGCTGGTTCATGACGTCATCATACTGCAGCACGACTTTGCGGATGTCGAAGTTATTACCCTCAACCCGTTTCTGGGCCGATTCGATGGCACGGGTAATCATGCGGCTCTCAATCGGCTGATCCTCTTCAAAGCCCAGACGGTCCATCATATTCAGGACATTGTCTGCACCGAAACGTTTCATGAGCTCATCACCGAGGGACAGATAGAATTGTGTAGAGCCCGGGTCACCTTGGCGTCCGGCACGTCCGCGCAGCTGATTATCAATACGGCGGGATTCATGACGCTCTGTACCTATAATATGCAGACCGCCAACATCTCTCACACCCTCACCAAGGGTGATATCCGTACCGCGGCCAGCCATATTCGTAGCAATCGTTACAGTACCCGGCTGTCCGGCCTGTGAAATGATCTCTGCTTCGGATTCATGATGCTTCGCATTCAGCACCTGATGCTTGATGCCCTTACGCTTCAGCATTTCAGATACACGTTCAGAGTTCTCGATCGATACCGTACCTACCAGCACCGGCTGGTTCTTTTTGTGGCGTTCCACGATTTCTGCTACTACTGCATTAAACTTGCCGTTCTCGCTCTTATAAACAACGTCAGCCATATCCTCACGCTGGTTTGGCTTATTGGTCGGTACCTGCAGCACTTCCAGGCCGTAGATCTTCTTGAACTCTTCTTCTTCCGTCTTCGCCGTACCTGTCATACCGCCCAGCTTGCGGTACATCCGGAAGTAGTTCTGGAAGGTGATCGTTGCCAGGGTCATGCTCTCATTCTGTACCTGGATTTCTTCCTTTGCTTCAATCGCCTGGTGCAGTCCGTCGCTGTAGCGGCGGCCAGCCATCAGACGGCCAGTGAACTCATCGACAATGACAACCTCATCACCGTTCACCACATAATCCACATCACGGCGCATGATGGCATTCGCCTTAAGAGCCTGAACGATATGATGGTTCAGTGTAACGTGGCTGTGGTCATACAGGTTCTCAATGCCAAAAGCGCGCTCAGCCGTAGCCACACCCTTCTCAGTCAAAGCTACCGATTTCACTTTAATATCAACGGTGTAATCTTCTTCAGCCGTCAGCTTCTTAACAAAACGGTCTGCAGCAAAATACAGCTCTGTTGATTTCTCGGCTTGGCCGGAAATAATCAGCGGAGTACGGGCTTCGTCGATCAGAATGGAGTCCACTTCATCTATAATACAGAAATATAGCGGGCGTTGTACCATCTGCTCCTTATAGAGCACCATGTTGTCACGCAGATAGTCAAAGCCAAATTCATTGTTCGTGCCATACGTAATATCGCAGGCATATGCCGCTTGTTTATCAGCATGGTCCATGCCGTTCAGGTTGACCCCGACCGTCATGCCCAGGAAGTTATAGATTTGTGCCATTTGCGCGCTGTCACGCTGAGCCAGATAATCATTCACCGTTACGACATGCACACCCTTGCTGAGCAGTGCATTCAGATAAACCGGCAATGTACCTACCAGTGTCTTACCTTCACCTGTCTTCATCTCGGAGATCCGGCCTTCATGCAGCGCCATACCTCCAACCAGCTGTACGTCAAAATGCCGCATGCCCAGCGTCCGTTTGGAAGCTTCGCGTACGGTTGCAAATGCTTCTGGAAGAATCTCTTCCAGGGTCTCGCCTTTTTCAATCCGGGCCCGGAATTCTTCAGTCTTCGCCTTAAGCGCCTCATCCGAGAGGGCTACGAATTCAGGTTCCAGTCCGTTAATAACTTCGACCGTCTTCATCAGACGCTTGACATCGCGTTCGTTGGTGTCGCCGAATATTTTCTTTACAAGTCCTAGCATGGTTAACCCCTTTCATGCAACACAGATGGTGGAACCGAGCCCATCCTTAACCAAAAATTGAAAGGGCCATATATGATTTCGATTCCGCTGCTTCATAAATTGTAACAGTTTGTAAGACAAGCCGCAATACGAGCAGCCGCAACCTTATTTTACAAAATAGCGGTCTCGACGAATTGTCACTCTTTTTATACGAATAAGAGCCCTATTCGCTTCAAGCGAATAGGGACTCGGTTGATTTTTGTAATTAGTACTGGCGGTAATGACTCTCCAGTATAAACCTTGATTGCCTGATAACTGTGGTTAATCCTGTTCGATCAGGCCGTACTTTCCGTCATTGCGTTTGTAAACAACACTTACTTCAGAAGTCTCAATGTTGGAGAATACGAAGAAATTATGTCCAACCATGTTCATCTGCAGAATAGCTTCCTCTACATCCATTGGCTTCAGAGTGAAGCGCTTGTTCCGCACTACTTCCAGATCATCGTAATCCTGCTCCTCGACAGCAACGGCACTTGCCGGTTCTTCGACGAAGATTGTCTTCAGGCTGCCCTCCTGGCGGAACTTACGGTTGAGCTTAGTTTTGTGCTTGCGGATCTGCCGTTCCAGCTTGTCCACAACAGCATCAATAGATGCGTACATGTCATCGCTGCGGTCTTCTGCACGAAGCGTTACACCGGCGAGCGGAATTGTGACTTCCACCGTGTGGATGCCGCGGACTACGCTAAGCGTCACATATCCTTCTGAGGTAGGGGGTGCATCGAAATACTTCTCAAGTCTGCTGAGCTTTTTATCAACATAATCTCTCAAAGCATCTGTCACTTCAATTTGTTGACCTCGAATGCTGAATTGCATAGGGCACTCCTCCTTTGTTTACGTTCCCATTATACCAAATTGTCAGCGCTAAGTAAAAAGCAATTCATTACAGACTTTACATTTACCTTACATAAGTTACAGCCTTCCATACATTAAAATAAACAAAGTCCGAACGGGGCAATCACTTTGCCCTCATCCGGACCTGTCTAGCCGATTATATTATTCCTGTTTCAGCTGAAATTATAAGAGCCATTCCCTTAAAAAACCTTGCCGGTATACAGAGTGTGCTTAAGTCTATTTTGTATGGATCCGTAAAAGCTCCACCGGAGACCAAGCTGTTCCGCTGCCTGCAATGACATACACTTTATAAGCCGTATTACTCGTAAGACCGCTCAGTGTCAGTGTCTGCCTTACTCCCGGCACTGATGTAAAGCCGCCGCTCCAAGGAGCAGCAAGCTGTTCACCCAAGCTGTTTTGCCCTGCTGCAATCTGTTCTGCAGTAGGATTAGCAGCATTTGCCGGAAGGACCACATAGCGTACTGGCGTTGACGTTCCGCCTGTCTGTCCGGCTGTCACATAAACATCAGCTGTAACTGTCCCCATGGAGCCCGGGCTGAGCGCAGCTATGGCTGTCCCGCCCGCTGAGGCAGTAGCCAGACGCAGAGTGTATACACCTGACCAGCTTCCCGCAGTATCAGCAACGGCAATGTAGGCTGAATACTCCGTGTTAGGCTGCAAGCCGTAAACTGAGAACGACACAGTGCTGCCAGCAGTTGCAGCCGTTGAACCGGCATTCACGCCTGGCGATCCGGCAGCAGTCAGACCGTCACGGACCTGCAGATAATTCGGCGCTGTAGCTGTGCTGCTGTAAGGGGCAACAACATAATAAACGGCACCCGTCACTGACGGAGTAAGATATACATCAGCCGTAACAGAACCAACATGCCCGTAGGTCACATTGCTTACGGTCGGTGAGACGCTGCCGCCGTTTCCGCCCCCGCCGCTGTTACCTCCGCCTCCCGGGATGGCAGGCGTTGCAGTCGGTGCCGGAGTAGCTGTCGCGGCTGGTGTAGGCGTAGGTGTCGGTGTAACGGTACCACCTGAACCGCCAGGTCTATTTGCCGCTGAGTTCCCGATTATTCCGACTGCCTCCGCTCTTGTCAGAGCCTTCTTCGGTCCGAAGGTTCCGTCCGGATAACCGTTAATGATGCTCTTGGCAGCCGCAGCTGCAACTGCTCCTTTAGCCCACGAGGACACTTGGGCACTATCCTTAAACGTGAGCGTTGTGCTGTTAGTGTTCAAGCCGAGCAGCTTTGCGGTAATGACCGCTGCTTCTTGCCGGGTAATCGGGCTGGTGGCGCGGAACGTATTGTTCTCATATCCGCCGATATATCCGGCTCTTACAGCCTTGGCCACTTCACTGTAAGCCCAGTTGTTGCTTTTAAGATCTGTAAAGGTAATGGCTGCCGTATCCGTAAACCCAAACAGGCGGTTTACCAGCGCAACATATTCTCCGCGGGTAATTGCATTATTCGGTTTTACCGTTCCGTCAGCATAGCCCTGCAGGTAACCTTTATCCAGCCAATCCTGCAATTGGCTCTGCGCCCAGTGCCCTTGAATGTCCTTGGCTGTTGCTGCAGAGACACTTCCCAGAGCCCCGAACAACATACTGATTCCAAGTACTCCGGTCATTAAACCACGCCACATTTTCTTCATTCTGCTGTCCATCCTCCTCAAAAGTTTTACGCATACGCTCCGTCAATAGCTATTACAAAAGCAGCTAACCCCGGAAGCGTGCGCTTACATTTGTTGGCCTCCGCTCATATAAACCGCACTATACAGTACCTGCTATAAAAGCATCCCTTGCTTTCTCTCACCCAGGCGGTATGATGTAATTCATCCCCTCATATCCCTAAGCACGAATAGTCTGTATCGAGGCAAAACCGTAGGCCCAACATCTGTCATTACCCAGTATTTGCATTACTCTAACAAATAAATGGAAATTCATGTTGGGTATGAGAGCTGTAGACGGCAAATTAGCGCTTTCAGAACAATAAAAAAAGACCCTGGGGAATATCCCAAGGTCTCTGCTAGCGTTGTCTAAATTGCTAACCATCTACCATATATGTAGGTCGGCTTCGCCGGATGATTATAATTTGATGACGTTAGCTGCTTGTGGTCCGCGCGCACCTTCAACAATGTCAAACTCTACGGATTGACCTTCATCCAAAGTCTTAAAGCCATCAGTTTGGATCGCGGAGAAGTGTACGAATACGTCGCCACCATCGGCAGTTTCGATGAAGCCATAACCTTTTTCTGCGTTAAACCATTTTACTTTACCTTCCATTGATTAAACATTCCCTTCGTCATCAGATGAACGTGAGCCTTGCCCACAACTCGACTATACCACCGCAGCTTCTTCATTGTCAATTGGAAAAGTAAATGTTTACTTGCAATAATTTACCACTCGCAAATGAAGTCCAAAATCAGCTGTAAACGATATCATTAATCAAAAAGGAGCAGACGCTATTTAATACCCGTCTGCTCCTGATATGAAACATCAAGAAAATATTATTTTTTGCGGTCCATTAGAATGCTGCCTGGGGTATAGACAGCTTCATAGGCGTTGCGCTGGGCTTTGGCTAACTCTCTCTGTTGAAGCCACTTGGCAGCCTCACTTTTAAGTTGCTGCATTCTTTCGAGTATTTCAGGATCTCGTCTTAGCACTGCCTTCAGATGACTCTCTTCTTCTATAGAGAAGGAAGACCTCCCACTAAATCTTTCTCGAATGGAGTCAATTAAAATCTGACGTTCTTCAACAAATTCCTCTAATTCCTCGAAAGAACAAGTATTTAATCGATTAGTGATATTCAGGGTAATATCAACCAATATAGCGACTTGTTTATCCATGTGTGTTGTCATTTACAGGCATCTTAGAGGCTTCCATCCAAGTTAAGCGAAACTCAGTTAAATACCCCAGAGCCTCTTCTGCATGCGATTTCTCTTTCTTTACATTTGCTTGGATAAGCAGGTAATTGATATATTCATAAAGAGAGAGCAGGCTTTTCGATATTTCGTAGGAAGGATT
Proteins encoded:
- the secA gene encoding preprotein translocase subunit SecA, whose protein sequence is MLGLVKKIFGDTNERDVKRLMKTVEVINGLEPEFVALSDEALKAKTEEFRARIEKGETLEEILPEAFATVREASKRTLGMRHFDVQLVGGMALHEGRISEMKTGEGKTLVGTLPVYLNALLSKGVHVVTVNDYLAQRDSAQMAQIYNFLGMTVGVNLNGMDHADKQAAYACDITYGTNNEFGFDYLRDNMVLYKEQMVQRPLYFCIIDEVDSILIDEARTPLIISGQAEKSTELYFAADRFVKKLTAEEDYTVDIKVKSVALTEKGVATAERAFGIENLYDHSHVTLNHHIVQALKANAIMRRDVDYVVNGDEVVIVDEFTGRLMAGRRYSDGLHQAIEAKEEIQVQNESMTLATITFQNYFRMYRKLGGMTGTAKTEEEEFKKIYGLEVLQVPTNKPNQREDMADVVYKSENGKFNAVVAEIVERHKKNQPVLVGTVSIENSERVSEMLKRKGIKHQVLNAKHHESEAEIISQAGQPGTVTIATNMAGRGTDITLGEGVRDVGGLHIIGTERHESRRIDNQLRGRAGRQGDPGSTQFYLSLGDELMKRFGADNVLNMMDRLGFEEDQPIESRMITRAIESAQKRVEGNNFDIRKVVLQYDDVMNQQREIIYKQRREILESENIKSVVTEMIKPVIDRVVRAHCSDDIPENWELQEVADYVNSKLLDEGALTRDDLWGKEVEEIVDFIFDRVMQKYDAREERLGAELVREFEKVIVLRSVDSKWMDHIDAMDQLRQGIHLRAYGGTDPLREYQFEGFEMFNAMTAAIQEEVATYIMKAHIEANQERQSVIEEDKISTNAEPAEKRPVHVEAAIGRNDPCPCGSGKKYKNCHGQNA
- the hpf gene encoding ribosome hibernation-promoting factor, HPF/YfiA family gives rise to the protein MQFSIRGQQIEVTDALRDYVDKKLSRLEKYFDAPPTSEGYVTLSVVRGIHTVEVTIPLAGVTLRAEDRSDDMYASIDAVVDKLERQIRKHKTKLNRKFRQEGSLKTIFVEEPASAVAVEEQDYDDLEVVRNKRFTLKPMDVEEAILQMNMVGHNFFVFSNIETSEVSVVYKRNDGKYGLIEQD
- a CDS encoding S-layer homology domain-containing protein; the encoded protein is MKKMWRGLMTGVLGISMLFGALGSVSAATAKDIQGHWAQSQLQDWLDKGYLQGYADGTVKPNNAITRGEYVALVNRLFGFTDTAAITFTDLKSNNWAYSEVAKAVRAGYIGGYENNTFRATSPITRQEAAVITAKLLGLNTNSTTLTFKDSAQVSSWAKGAVAAAAAKSIINGYPDGTFGPKKALTRAEAVGIIGNSAANRPGGSGGTVTPTPTPTPAATATPAPTATPAIPGGGGNSGGGGNGGSVSPTVSNVTYGHVGSVTADVYLTPSVTGAVYYVVAPYSSTATAPNYLQVRDGLTAAGSPGVNAGSTAATAGSTVSFSVYGLQPNTEYSAYIAVADTAGSWSGVYTLRLATASAGGTAIAALSPGSMGTVTADVYVTAGQTGGTSTPVRYVVLPANAANPTAEQIAAGQNSLGEQLAAPWSGGFTSVPGVRQTLTLSGLTSNTAYKVYVIAGSGTAWSPVELLRIHTK
- a CDS encoding cold shock domain-containing protein translates to MEGKVKWFNAEKGYGFIETADGGDVFVHFSAIQTDGFKTLDEGQSVEFDIVEGARGPQAANVIKL